From the genome of Phlebotomus papatasi isolate M1 chromosome 2, Ppap_2.1, whole genome shotgun sequence:
TTGCCACAGTTGCAGGCTAATGACAGTGAAATCATTATTACCCACGATGAATCCACATGGATAGCATCAATGGCAGCTCTACCAATGGCTGCAGGCTGCCTAATGGCCGGCTATATGATTGAGCTGTTTGGACGAAGGATGTCTCACCTGATACTATGCGTGCCTTTTGTGGTGGGCTGGGTGATGATCGGGATGGCACGTACAATTGTGTGGATCCTGGTGGGGAGATTTTTGACGGGGCTGTGTGTGGGATTACTGGGCCCTGTAGCAGCTGTGTTCATTGGGGAGACGAGTGGCCCCAAATATCGAGGTATTCTCTTAGCTGCCATTTCCCTGGCCATAGCCGTGGGAATCTTAATAGCTCACATCATAGGGACATTTTTGAATTGGAAGGTTACGGCAATTATTTGTGGAATATTTCCGCTGCTGTGCTACATTGTGGTCTTCTTCGTACCTGAAAGTCCATCGTGGTTGCTGTCCAAGGGTCAGGTATCCAAGGCGACAGATGCTTTTTTCTGGCTCAGAGGTTACGATGAGGAGTCAATTGCTGAACTTAAGAGTCTGATAAAGAAGTACCAAATGGCAGAGAATCAGAAGACAACGTGGAGAGAAACGTTGGAGAGGATAAGACAACCAACATTTTGGAAACCTCTGGCCATTTTATTGGTATTCTTCTTCACATTGCAGTTCTCCGGTGTGAATACTGTTGCATTTTATTCTGTGACCATCATGAAGGATACACTGGGAGATGGAATAAATGAGTATCTGGCTATGATCATATTGGATATTGTCAGGACAATTATGTCAGTACTGGCGTGTATTCTCCTGAGAATTGCCGGGAAGAGGCCTCTGTCCATTTTTAGTGCCTTTGGAacggcaatttcaatttttggttTATCAGGATTTCTCCTGCTGGCACCACCAAACTCTTCATCGCTCGCCTGGATACCACTGGTTTGCCTGGTTAGCTATATTTGCTTCGTCAGTATTGGCTTGATGCCCATCCCGTGGTGCTTGACTGGAGAAATGTTTCCACTGTCGGTTCGGGGAATTGGATCTGGAGTTTCTTCAGCTTTCAACTTCCTCACGTTCTTTGTGGTGGTCCAGACGGGACCCTATATGTTCCGCAGCTTCACTACTCCCATCACTTTCGCCATCTACGGTGCTGTGGCCTTCTTCGGTGGTATCTTCCTAATCTTCTTCCTGCCGGAGACACGCAATAAAACTCTTCAGGATATCGAGGAGATTTACATGAGAAGAAAAGACAAAACTCAACCATGAGATGATACTTAGTATGTGTGTTTTAGTCACATTCTTTCTTGACTCTAGCGTACAACGAAAAATacagtgattttttattttacaataaaaaaaagcgagattttttatttataaagccCCTTCATCAGCTATCAATCATTCCCCGCAATTTCAAGCATGagtgattttttcattcatgCACCTTCATAACATAAATTTTTTTCCCAGTTGAAGAAGATGTTTTAGAACACGAAACGCGGCTCTGAGACTGCGCGAAGAGTTCTAGCGATTGATAAAATTCGCGGAATTGCCCGTGAAACTGTTCAGAGAAGGTGAATAACACGTAGGGGTCATGTTAAAAGTGTCTACGGTTTTCTATGCAAACAAGAATTTGGCACATAATCACTCGTGTGGACATTGAACATGTGGAAGGCAGTCTTCAAGGCTACACCGCCAGAGATTTTTGCCACAACATAAGAATTTCTTCCCAAGAAAGTTCTCACGATGCTCATCAGCAATTTCATTGCCTTCAAGGTCACTTATTGATCTCTTAAATTTTCGGAAATACCCAAAACCCGTttataaattaacattttcatgtTTTTACGACTTTTACAAAACACTATGactaataattttcattaaaaaaaaaatcgcgtgaactaaaaataaaaattggcgAGTTGACTTTAAGCCTCCTCCATATTGATAAAATCTTATCAAATTGGGTGAATGCTCCGTAAATAAAGTTCTTTGTAATAAATATAGAGCGGAGGCTAATTAGAAAAAACATTGCGAATTTAATCCAATCAATTGCATAAAAAAAGGAAAGTATAACAATGCAAGAATTACCAACAATGCTCACTAATGATCAGTGTTGGAGCATGAAAATCAACGAAAAATTGGATTACTTTTCAGGCTTTTTAGTCGAAGCACTGAAGCATTTTTAACTGATTAATGTAATGAAACAAAAAGTGAAGAAATACTCGATGAAGATTGCATTTTGAGTTTTTGCTGGTGATACTTATCAGTTAGAGATGAAGCGTAATGCGGAAAGGTCATTGAGCTTTTGTGGACGGTTATCTTCTATTTTGATGATTTTCCCTCGAAAATTTCAGCTGAAACTGTTCTGATATCAAACTAAATGGTGCAAACACATCAACATTGAACTACTGCACGCTAggggaactgtgccaaatttcggacaagctgcttaacccattcagtcaatttaCTAGAAATAAATGAgttaaaatgtttatattttgcaattatattCTTactgattaatagatgaattttttgaaaagaaaaaaaaacctattatTGCATGACCATCcgtgaagcaagaaaacaataacaaaatgtattttcatctttgtcggactatttttcccaagtaattgaagaactacactggtaaaaataaaagggtcaaattgacccttttccaaaggatggatcatatttgactctttgaaaggctcaccaggtacccttcgaaagggtcacggttttgacatctatttaattccggaataaacgaattaaaaaacattgaaaaagtgatttttggtgttcgctcagatgagagaaatatgatatcagtaataagtttacaataaaacatgattattcgtgataaatgtgcatactaaatttcaagagatacaaaagtgaacctttcaaagggtcaaatacgatccatccttttgaaaagggtcaattagacccttttatttttaccagtgtaaagtttttaaaaatccattcccgacagcaattcggataaaaattgcgcaggaataaatcatctacaAGCActtaatttgcgtatgatgtataataccatggtaaggaatgggttaaacgtCAGTGATCTGTttcatcaaattaaaatttcatgatatATCCTATACTCAAAAATCTTGTTTGGAAATTTGTAGAGTACCTTTTTATTTTCCCCAAagttaatttctaaatttaaattctttttacaaatgaataaaaatcttTTGACATTTCTTGTGTGCTATATCGTACACCAACTTTCTTGTAGTTACTTGTCTTTCCAGAACTCTTCAAAGGCTTTCTACGCAGCATATCGGTCATAGAGACCATACACTTGTTTGTGtcagaaaatgaataaaagggTTTTTTGAGAAACATATCATAGGTATCAGATATTACAAACTGTCCGAAAATTAGCACATAGTTCCTCTACACACTCAGATCTCCGATATTCGATTCTCTGACATCCATATGGCAGCTCTCAACGATTCGTGATCCCAAAAATCCTCCTGTCGTTTTTCTCACCTAACCATCCTGATAAGGAAGAGTAGAGCGCAAAGGTGAGTACAGTTGATAAATCATTTCAGTTACCAAGGTAGGTAGAAGAAATTGTGACAGCAGTAAACATGAGGTAATTGcaaatactgttttttttttaaattagatattagacttcagagaacgagacctacagtagagcctcgctataggccatatttggttccagatttgacacttgggtcgcactatagtccatgtcatttttttttttaaattatcaacgacttttagtattgaaattgcttgacggcttccactttctttgcgattttggtacttgtcctcgctctcttcattatgaatcaaaattatcacaattactcaataaagttttccaaaaatattaaaataattatgacaagtTTGCATATCGCGCgtattaaaaaacataacctaacttaaaatcagtgttttgaaatcaacggccgataaattgtggactacagagcgatggcctacagcggggttctactgtatatcAATTCAGAGATACTATAAAGATCtttgaccactgaagaaataGTCGACATAAGTTTGAGCAGTGGAGACATAATATCAGTGTTTTaggctaccccatgtttactactgccccagtctcccttaagCAGCATTAacaaatttctaatttaaatatttgataatattttttaatcaagcAAATATAATCCCAAAGGCTGAAAATTaaccttttatttatttattttttaatatttccttGGTATTTTTCTacattatttgaatatttatctCCAGTGTTAAAAATTTACTGTACAGTATAACCTCAATGTTGATCCATTCAAATAGGGcatatttatttgaatatttgtgCGATATTCTCTGTAACTTTATACAACATTTTGTCAACTTTCtatgaataataaaatagagATATTTTTGAACaatgttttctgaaattttcttgtaaaaataataatttaaaaagtcaatttcaattaaatccaattaaaatttagagaatttaaAATTCGGAACAGTTATCGGAGCCACTCCCGGGAGAAATTActtcttttatgaaaattgcaTGAAGGTTTCCGTTCAACTTTTGTCTAATAATAGCCTCAATTTTGAGACCAAgagcaaaattaaaatttcaagatgtCAAATACTTCCAAGATCGAAATTTCACATTCTGACGCGAAGCATTTATATCGCATCTCGCTCGGCCTAAGGGCCCagatagactcaggctgatcctcgagaatatttagcctgtaaaatttgacagtaaagatttatcccaaactgtcatatacTGAGGGTTTAGGAACATCGATTAGAAGtcctttacataaatttcctttacctaatccgtTATTGccgaattttacaggctaaatattctcgaggatcagcctgagtctatttaggccctaaCGGCTAAGATCAAAGTGTAGTATCGCGAAGCATTTATGAAACTTAAAATGTGTTAGCTAAGaaacaagatttcaagattttacatacttaacgaaacgtcacttttGACAAATATCTTAATTACTCTgctaaattttttgaaatttcgccacaaaaatgagtaaaattaaatttagtaaacACTTATTATTTATAATGATATGATTCTTTTGCAGACATTCGCGGGGTGTGGTTTTTCGGTTATACACATTTTGgaatataggggaaggctttaatgtttcgcacacaaaaatgatgtttaagttcattgattttttctgactaccatgtaAACCGTATCGATTTTTcaactatgccaaaaatatCTCTTACTTAGAAggatcataatcccacctcacaaaatcccaggaaatccttagattttcttccagaggaaaatgaaaatttaatctcgatttgtgcgaaagttcaatcaggtttccatcttcgcacacgattcatgtcatcattgaacaccccattttaaCCGTAAATTTTgtaccggacactaaaagttacTCATCATTGTtcaaagggaactctaatctacttgattaaaccatttgtacaaggaataaaatgttttaatatcacttttttggaacttttctaagagATGTTTTTATGACACTAAAAACCACTTTTTTGCTTGATTTCATGGGAATTTCATTCTGGAAACGGAAAATCTTGTGAATGCTTTCTTggaaagtccaaatatcaccaaatttacacgaatcaataagtttttttgaTTAATCATTAAGTTTGTGTGATCGATAAAttactataaaaatattttaatttgacgTTTTTTGCACTTgcaagagtaaaacgtcacaaattatcccaaGTCTGACAAAATTCACCCGAGTAAcgttgagaatctccacaaaattcacttttagaaaatagttcgaaaagcacattttctttcttgatagaggaaaatgatttttagcaATATTTTTCTTAGAAGTCGTGAAGGAATTAAACAtccaatttaacaaattttgccctagtctcccctataatatcgataaaattacagtagactctcgctcaatcgactctttctcaatcgggcgaaaaattttgttgacaattttcacatttaattatgaagctaatttgctcaaaattgctgtagttcttcctattttatcgtgattctttataattgagcgctttttgtggaatttacagaggctttgacgcctaaatctatcgataaaccggatgacattttgccccaaatgcccaattgagagaaagtctactgtatagaCTGTATAAGATCGaatacaatatttttcatatcaatttattttttgaacacTCATTTAAGGATGTATTCctcattgaaattatttttttataaaaccttTTAGATTGTTATAGTAAATATCTTGACAATTCCAAGCACTTCTGAAAGGTTCTTGAAACTACTTCAAGAAAATAAGTAATTTGTCTTCttgaaattgtgaaatatttattcCAGCCAGATTCGAAATGATcaaatccacacggtttgtgtagatttagaaaattatcaaaatttttaaaatgccttGATCAGATTTGAGGTCgatttcacaaaaaataaataaataaacaaaattagtaTACGTCTGTGAGATATTAGAACTGAATTCAAAAGTTGTGAAGTGAAATGGAAAGGTTGAAATTTGTATCTTATacgaatattttcattttacagtAAAGGATTAGTACACTACGtttccaatagagtcaacacattTGAGTCCTATATACCTGCAATATTTTAAGTTAATAATTGTTGTAGGTTACTATTTCACTCATTAAAAGTTGTCTCTGATTCTTACTTAACAAAAGTTGTTTAAAAGTTTAACATTAAACCTGGAATAATTTTACATACTTTTTCAcggtgtttaaaattttgaggggttgactctatcggagttgTACTGTATTTCAAAGCCTGTACATGTACATTTATTATTTGAgctcaaatgaaattttgaaggcCCAaagaatttctatttttttttcaatataatggATCATTTAAACTTTCACTATAtttgaatatataaaattttatgttggatattttaaatatttattttttgagacTTGATTTTCAAAGATGCCTTTGAAAATCTACTTTTGTTACAATCCCGACAACTCATGGTtgatttaatttcaattaagaTAAAGACTAATATTTTCAGTGAGCAGGTGGGTAGAGCTGAGAATTATCTGAATGATTTGCAAAGAAAATCAaggttttaagttttttaagttaattacaaaaaacttatattttcagtgaatttattatttatacttATTATGATGTACTGGGCTATTTCTGCCCAGTACATCATAATACCCAGTTCTGCCATTTTGTGTATTGTtcagttttaaaaatttattattattcagtttacaatatttcgtgaaaattatccatttaaccctttaaggacgagaaggtcaaaaagtgggtcagaaaaaataattttttctgccttcttagag
Proteins encoded in this window:
- the LOC129803999 gene encoding facilitated trehalose transporter Tret1-2 homolog isoform X1, with translation MPEEKVQGKISEPLSKGEKIELFEEDELIFGNATKKKFSPVWRQVWAAAGCIFATISAGMTSGYSATLLPQLQANDSEIIITHDESTWIASMAALPMAAGCLMAGYMIELFGRRMSHLILCVPFVVGWVMIGMARTIVWILVGRFLTGLCVGLLGPVAAVFIGETSGPKYRGILLAAISLAIAVGILIAHIIGTFLNWKVTAIICGIFPLLCYIVVFFVPESPSWLLSKGQVSKATDAFFWLRGYDEESIAELKSLIKKYQMAENQKTTWRETLERIRQPTFWKPLAILLVFFFTLQFSGVNTVAFYSVTIMKDTLGDGINEYLAMIILDIVRTIMSVLACILLRIAGKRPLSIFSAFGTAISIFGLSGFLLLAPPNSSSLAWIPLVCLVSYICFVSIGLMPIPWCLTGEMFPLSVRGIGSGVSSAFNFLTFFVVVQTGPYMFRSFTTPITFAIYGAVAFFGGIFLIFFLPETRNKTLQDIEEIYMRRKDKTQP